The genomic DNA TCGCTGTCTTTACACCTGCATCCTATCAACGTCATCGTCTCTGACGACCCTCAATGGAGTTCTCATCTTGCGGCTGGCTTCGCACTTAGATGCTTTCAGCGCTTATCCAATCCAGACTCAGATACCCAGCGGTGCGCCTGGCGGCACAACTGGTAAACCGGAGGTCTGTCCATCACGGTCCTCTCGTACTAGTGACGGCACCACTCAAAACTCCCACGCCCACGATAGATAGAGACCGAACTGTCTCACGACGTTCTGAACCCAGCTCGCGTGCCACTTTAATGGGCGAACAGCCCAACCCTTGGGACCTTCTCCAGCCCCAGGATGTGACGAGCCGACATCGAGGTGCCAAACCACCCCGTCGATATGAGCTCTTGGGGGGGATCAGCCTGTTATCCCCGGAGTACCTTTTATCCTTTGAGCGACGGAGTTTCCATACACATCCGCCGGATCACTATGCCCCAGTTTCCTGCCTGCTCGGCATGTCTGCCTCCCAGTCAAGCGCCCTTATGCCATTGCACTCTTTGAGGTCGGTTACCAATCGACCCGAGGGCACCTTTGGAAGCCTCCGTTACGCTTTTGGAGGCGACCACCCCAGTCAAACTACCCACCAAGCAGTGTCCGCGTATCACGCGTTAGACCTCAGACAGCCAAAGGGCCGTATTTCAAGGATGGCTCCACGAAAGCTGGCGCTCCCGCTTCGAAGCCTCCGGCCTATCCTACACATCGGATGACCAAGGTCAATGCTAAGCTGTAGTAAAGGTTCACGGGGTCTTTTCGTCCCATCGCGGGTAATCGGCATCTTCACCGATACTACAATTTCACTGAGCTCATGGTTGAGACAGCGTCCGGATCATTACACCATTCGTGCAGGTCGGAACTTACCCGACAAGGAATTTCGCTACCTTAGGACCGTTATAGTTACGGCCGCCGTTTACCGGGGCTTCAATTCAATGCTTCCTATTGCTAGTGACATCTCCTCTTAACCTTCCGGCACCGGGCAGGTGTCAGGCTGTATACGTCATCTTTCGAGTTTGCACAGCCCTGTGTTTTTGTTAAACAGTTGCCTGGACCTATTCTCTGCGCCTCGCTCATCACGAGGACCCTTTATCCCGAAGTTACAGGGTCAATTTGCCTAGTTCCTTAACCATGAATCTCTCAACGCCTTAGTATGTTCTACCCGACCACGTGTGTCCGTTTGCGGTACGGGTGCCGCATGGGTTAAGCTTAGCGGATTTTCTCGGGAGTATGATTACCCACACTATTGGATTCTTCCGAAGAAGACTCCATACTATCAAGTTCAGCTCGGACGGTGGATTTGCCTGCCATCCTCAACACCTACACTCTTCAACGGGGACTTCCGTCGCCCCGCGGTGGTTTCACTGCTCCGTCTCCACGTCGCCCCATGCGGCAGTGACGGAATATTAACCGTCTCTGCCATCGCCATCGCCGTTCGGCTTAGACTTAGGACCCGACTGACCCCGGGCTGATTGGCATTGCCCGGGAAACCTTGGTCTTACAGCGGGAGGGAATCTAACCCTCCTTATCGTTACTTATTCCTACATTTGCTTTACTCACCGCTCCAGGATAACTTACGTACACCATTCCACGCTGTGAGTATGCTCCCCTACCGATACTTTCTTAAATGCTATCCCGCGCCTTCGGTGTCTGCCTTATACCCGATTATTATCCATGCCCGGACCCTCGACTAGTGAGCTGTTACGCACTCTTTGAATGAATGGCTGCTTCCAAGCCAACATCCTAGCTGTCATAGGGACCAGACTTCGTTAGACTAACTCAGGCAGAACTCCGGGACCTTAGACGGCGGTCTGGATTCTTCTCCTCTCGGGGACGGACCTTAGCACCCGCCCCCTTACTGCCGGACTGCAGACCGTGAGCATTCGGAGTTCGTCAGGACTCGATAGGCGGTGAAGCCCTCTTGTCCTATCGGTCGCTCTACCTCTCACGGTGACCATCCGACGCGGCACCTAAATGCCTTTCGGGGAGTACGAGCTATCTCCAAGTTTGATTGGCCTTTCACTCCTACACTCGGCTCATCCAGAAGCTTTTCAACGCTTATTGGTGCGGACCTCCATCCCGTGTTACCGGGACTTCATCCTGGCCAAGTGTAGATCACTTGGTTTCGCGTCTACCCCCACTGACTATGCGCCCTATTCAGGCTCGCTTTCACTGCGGCTACGTGTCTCGTGACACTCAACCTCGCCAGTGACGGTAACTCGTAGGATCATTATGCAAAAGGCACGCCGTCACATCGTAAGATGCTCCGACCGCTTGTAGGCGTATGGTTTCAGGAACTATTTCACTCCCCTGCTCGGGGTTCTTTTCACCTTTCCTTCACAGTACTCGTTCGCTATCGGTCTCACGGGAGTATTTAGCCTTACCGGATGGTCCCGGCAGATTCGCGCAGGATTCCTCGTGTCCCGCGTTACTCAGGATACCGCTATGCTGCATTTCGCTTCACATACTGGACTATCACCATCTATGGTCACATTTTCCAAAGTGTTCTGTTCACGATTTGCATACAATGTCGCGGTCCTACAACCCCGCTGGCGCCTTGCGACGTCAACGGTTTGGGCTGTTCCCCGTTCGCTCGCCACTACTAGGGGAATCATTCATTTATTTTCTCTTCCTACAGGTACTAAGATGTTTCAGTTCCCTGCGTTAGCTCTCAACCTTGAAGATTGAGTAACCGTCCTTCAGACGGCTAGGTTGTCCCATTCGGAAATCTCCGGATCAAGGGTTATTTGCACCTACCCGAAGCTTATCGCAGCTTATCACGTCCTTCATCGCCTCCGTGAGCCTAGGCATCCGCCATACGCCCTTTCTTACTTTCTTTACGACTGTATTCTTGTTACTCGTTTCCGAATAACGAATAAGTAGCTCATACTTTCAGCTGTATTCTAACAAAGTGAAATCTCATCTTGCGATTTGATTTACTTTAGTCTGAACTAAAGTTCATTACTTACAGTTTTGCTTGTGTCAATATGTCAAAGATCTTCTTGCCGTAAAAGGCATGGTGGAGATTGTGGAGTTGAACCATTTTGCTTGAGCCATCCCTATATATTATATAATGTATAAGGAATCCCAGTCTCCTGTATTTGATTAAACAGATGGTGCGTACAAGAAGAGAAGCGAACTTTTTAAGTCATGTTCCTAAATCTTCATAGGAAATTCGTCTCTCCAGAAAGGAGGTGTTCCAGCCGCACCTTCCGGTACGGCTACCTTGTTACGACTTAGCCCCAATTACCAGTTTCGCCCTAGGCCGCTCCTTACGGTCACGGACTTTAGGCGCCCCCGGCTTTCATGGCTTGACGGGCGGTGTGTACAAGGCCCGGGAACGTATTCACCGCGCCATGGCTGATGCGCGATTACTAGCGAATCCAGCTTCGTGGGGTCGGGTTGCAGACCCCAGTCCGAACTGAGACAGGCTTTAAGGATTTGATCCGTTTTGCAAGGGACCGTCTCTCTGTACCTGCCATTGTAACACGTGTGTAGCCCCGGACGTAAGGGCCGTGCTGATTTGACGTCATCCCCACCTTCCTCACACCTTACGGTGGCAGTGTCCCCAGAGTGCCCAGCATGACCTGATGGCAACTAAGGAGAGGGGTTGCGCTCGTTATGGCACTTAAGCCGACACCTCACGGCACGAGCTGACGACAACCATGCAGCACCTTCACAGAGGCCCCGAAGGGCGTCATTGTCTCCAAATCCTTCCTCTGCAATTCAAGCCCGGGTAAGGTTCCTCGCGTATCATCGAATTAAACCACATGTTCCTCCGCTTGTGCGGGCCCCCGTCAATTCCTTTGAGTTTCACCGTTGCCGGCGTACTCCCCAGGTGGGATGCTTAATGCTTTCGCTTGGCCGCTGACCTATTCAGACCAACAGCGGGCATCCATCGTTTACCGTGCGGACTACCAGGGTATCTAATCCTGTTCGATACCCGCACTTTCGAGCTTCAGCGTCAGTTGCGCTCCAGTGAGCTGCCTTCGCAATCGGAGTTCTTCGTGATATCTAAGCATTTCACCGCTACACCACGAATTCCGCCCACTTTGTGCGTACTCAAGGAAACCAGTTCGCGCTGCAGTTCAGATGTTGAGCATCTACATTTCACAACACGCTTAATCTCCGGCCTACGCTCCCTTTAAACCCAATAAATCCGGATAACGCCCGGACCTTCCGTATTACCGCGGCTGCTGGCACGGAATTAGCCGGTCCTTATTCATAAGGTACATGCAAAAAGTCTCACGAGACTAACTTTATTCCCTTATAAAAGCAGTTTACAACCCATAGGGCCGTCTTCCTGCACGCTACTTGGCTGGTTCAGACTCTCGTCCATTGACCAATATTCCTCACTGCTGCCTCCCGTAGGAGTTTGGACCGTGTCTCAGTTCCAATGTGGGGGACCTTCCTCTCAGAACCCCTACTGATCGTTGCCTTGGTGGGCCGTTACCCCGCCAACAAGCTAATCAGACGCATCCCCATCCATCACCGATAAATCTTTAATCTCTTTCAGATGCCTTCTAGAGATATCATTGGGTATTAGTCTTACTTTCGCAAGGTTATCCCCAAGTGGTGGGCAGGTTGGATACGCGTTACTCACCCGTGCGCCGGTCGACGCCCATCAAAAGCAAGCTTTCGATGTCGTTTCCCCTCGACTTGCATGTGTTAAGCCTGTAGCTAGCGTTCATCCTGAGCCAGGATCAAACTCTCCATTGTAAAATATCATTTTTACCTAGCCTTGCGGCTTGGTTTGTTTGTTGTCTGTACTTAGGACGAATATCCTTTTCGTTTATTGAAGCTTAGTAAACCTGACTTGTCAATTGCTTGACGGTTCGTTTCTTTTACCCAGTCAACTTTCTTATTTCTAAGAAGTTAACCGCTTCTTGTACTACTTGTCTGTTTATGTAAAATCTTTCAAAGAACTCTTTCTTTAATCGCTAAGAGAAAGTGTATTTCTCAAAAGCGAGTGCAAAAGTACTAACTATTTTTCATTCCACCAAATCTTTTCGCAAAAAAGTTGCTTTTTTAGTCGGTTTTTAACATCTATAAAGACTTTATGCAATAGATTTTTTGTGTATACCTTATTATATATATGCATGCGTACGCTTGTGTGTATATGCGATAGCGCGCGCACATGATAAAATTATGGTATAACTCAAATCATGCTTAGTTTTAGACAAAAATAGAAACAGAAAGATGAATTTTCCTCCGATATTTTTTGTCTATTCACATATTTATATTACTTTTGCAGCAGAATTACATAAGAAGCATTAAAACAAGAACAAGCATCATGAAAAGATTTACGATTATCATTTCTTTCATTATGCTCACCTTCATGCCGCTCATGGCACAGGTGAAGCAGACCGTTGCCGTTCTCGGTGACTCGTATTCCACTTTCGAGGGGTTCATTCCTAAGGGTTATGCCACCTGGTACTCACCTACTGCTCCACCAGAAACTACAGATGTAAACAAGGTTGAGCAAACCTGGTGGTGGCAAGTTATCTCGGTAAAAAAGATCTGCAACAAATATCAGGTTCCAGTCATTGCTCTTCATGATATTGACAAGAAAAACGGTCACCCTACTATCAAGGGAATGAAAAGTATTGCTGTCCAGGTTCTGAAGGTTATAAAAAAGTAAAGAAATAATAAGGTTTAAATAGATAAATGATAGATTCAATACAAAACATTTTAGTTCAGGTTAGCGATTTCCTTTGGTCGTATATCATCATCACCGTCTTGATATGCTGTGCCCTGTTTTTCACTTGGCGTACCCGTTTCGTCCAGTTCCGCCTTATCAGAGAGATGATCAGGCTGCTGATTCATCCCGACAAGGTACAACCGGAAGAGATAGGACACGAAGAACTGTCGATGGAGATGAAAGTGGATGGCGAAATGAAACACATTTCTTCCTTCCAGGCATTTGTGGTAGCATTGGCTAGCCGTATTGGAACCGGTAACCTTGCCGGTGTGGCTACTGCTATCAGCATCGGTGGTCCGGGAGCCGTATTCTGGATGTGGATGCTGGCTTTACTGGGCTCTGCATCCGCTTTCATAGAATCAACTCTCGCCCAACTTTACAAGCGGAAAGGCAAAACATCTTTCTATGGCGGACCGGCCTATTATATGAAGTATGGTTTGGGAAAAGGATGGATGGGTATTCTTTTTGCCGTGCTGATGATCATTACCTTCGGCTTTGCCTATAATTCTGTGCAGAGCAATACTATCTGTCTGGCATGGCAGAAGGCTTTTGGCATCGAGCCTGCCACCATGGGAATTGCCCTCACTGTGCTCACCCTGCTCATCATCTTCGGTGGCATCCATAGAGTAGCTAAGTTCTCTTCTACCGTGGTTCCTGTGATGGCTGTCATTTACCTTCTGATAGCTGTAGGTGTTGTTGTTTGGAATATCACCAGTCTGCCAAAGGTTCTGCTTACCATTGTTGAGAATGCTTTCGGATTCAATCAGGCTGCGGGCGGAGTTCTTGGCGTTACTGTGATACAGGGTATCAAGCGAGGTCTGTTCAGTAATGAGGCAGGTGAAGGTAGTGCACCGAATGCAGCTGCGGTAGCTACAGTCAGTCATCCTGTAAAACAGGGATTGATACAGGCTTTGGGCGTTTTTACAGATACGCTGGTGGTATGTTCCTGCACTGCTTTCATCATCCTGGTGAGCGGTGTAGATCTTACGGCTTCAAATGGAATCCAACTCACCCAGGATGCCCTGACCCACGAAATCGGAAGCATCGGCAATCCGTTTGTTGCGGTAATGATATGGCTGTTTGCATTTAGCAGCATCATCGGCAATTATTATTATGGAGAAACCAATGTGAGATATATCAGGGACTCCAAGCTGGGTGTATTTGTCTATCGTCTTGCTGTAGCAGCAATGGTGATGGTCGGAGCGGTAGTATCTCTGGATTTTGCATGGAGTTTTGCAGATATCACGATGGCTCTTCTCACCCTCTGCAATCTCGCAGCCATCGTCCTGCTTTCCCGTCAGGCCGTCTTCCTGTTGAAAGACTATCGCCAACAGAAGAAGGAAGGTAAGAATCCTGTATTCACCAAGGATAAGATGCCAGAGATTGCAGATAAACTGGAGGCATGGTAAATAACAATGATGGATTTTCATTTCGCGAAGATCTATCCTTCATACAATTCATCAACAAAACTCCCCGATACGAATCCTGCAGGAATACTGAGGATTCATATCGGGGATTTTTTTATGCACTAAACTATTTTATTTCTTATAGTAACCGAACAGGAAAGCATCAAGATAAAGAGGATTCCATAGCTTTTGTGTTATGGAACCCTCCCCTACTCTACTTAGAGTATCATTTCTTCATATTCCAGTCCGAAAACATCCGCTACGGCCTTGAATACCACCTTTCCATTTACGATATTCAAACCCCTATACAGGGCTTTATCCTCCTTGCAGGCCTTTCGCCAACCCTTATCAGCAAGCGCCAATGCATATTTCAGCGTAGCATTGGTCAAGGCTGTAGTAGAGGTATTCGGCACAGCACCAGGAATATTAGCTACTGCATAATGAACGATTCCATCGACCATATATGTCGGATCAGAATGTGTGGTTGGATGCGATGTCTCGAAACAGCCACCCTGATCAATTGCTACATCAACAAGTACTGTTCCTGGTTCCATCAATTTCAACATATCTTTCGTGATAAGATGCGGCGCCTTATCACCTGGTACGAGCACACTACCCACAACGATATCCACATCTGTCAATTCTCTACGAATATTATGCTCGTTGGAATAGAGCGTGTGTACATTGATAGGCAGCTCCATCTCTAACTGACGAAGACGAGGCAAACTGATATCTGTAATCCATACATCAGCTCCCATTCCTGCAGCCATTCTTGCTGCAGCTTCTCCTACGGTTCCGCCGCCCAATACCAAAACCTTGACGCGGTTCACACCAGGTACACCACTCATCAGTTTTCCTTTTCCTCCCTTTGTCTTCTGCAGATAAAAAGCACCATTAATAATGGCCATTCTTCCAGCTACTTCACTCATCGGAATGAGTAAAGGCAAATGGTGGTTATCTGTCTCCACAGTCTCGTAAGCCAGACAGACAGCACCACTCTTGAGCATGGCATCGGTAAGTTCCTTGTCACAGGCAAAATGGAAATAAGTGAATACAAGCTGGTCTTGATGGATAAGTGGATATTCCTCAGCGATAGGCTCTTTCACCTTTACTATCATTTCCGCCTCACGATATACACTCTGAATGTCGGGTAAGATTATGGCTCCTACCTTTTCATACGCTTCATCAGCAAATCCGCTGTTCTCTCCAGCCGTATGCTGAACCATCACTTCGTGACCATGTCGAATGAATTCTGCTACTCCTGCTGGTGTCATTCCAACACGGTTCTCATTATTCTTAATCTCTTTTGGAATACCAATTTTCATGATGTTATAGTTTTAAAGGTTCGACATCAGTTTAACTCTGTAAAGATACTGAAAATTTCAATAGGTTGTATGCACTTAGAGGAAAAATTAACATATCTTATATAAACTATTCCTGTTGAATATACGTATTTAAGTTTATTAGGCAATTAGACTAAACGAACATT from Segatella copri includes the following:
- a CDS encoding SGNH/GDSL hydrolase family protein, whose product is MKRFTIIISFIMLTFMPLMAQVKQTVAVLGDSYSTFEGFIPKGYATWYSPTAPPETTDVNKVEQTWWWQVISVKKICNKYQVPVIALHDIDKKNGHPTIKGMKSIAVQVLKVIKK
- a CDS encoding sodium:alanine symporter family protein — its product is MIDSIQNILVQVSDFLWSYIIITVLICCALFFTWRTRFVQFRLIREMIRLLIHPDKVQPEEIGHEELSMEMKVDGEMKHISSFQAFVVALASRIGTGNLAGVATAISIGGPGAVFWMWMLALLGSASAFIESTLAQLYKRKGKTSFYGGPAYYMKYGLGKGWMGILFAVLMIITFGFAYNSVQSNTICLAWQKAFGIEPATMGIALTVLTLLIIFGGIHRVAKFSSTVVPVMAVIYLLIAVGVVVWNITSLPKVLLTIVENAFGFNQAAGGVLGVTVIQGIKRGLFSNEAGEGSAPNAAAVATVSHPVKQGLIQALGVFTDTLVVCSCTAFIILVSGVDLTASNGIQLTQDALTHEIGSIGNPFVAVMIWLFAFSSIIGNYYYGETNVRYIRDSKLGVFVYRLAVAAMVMVGAVVSLDFAWSFADITMALLTLCNLAAIVLLSRQAVFLLKDYRQQKKEGKNPVFTKDKMPEIADKLEAW
- the ald gene encoding alanine dehydrogenase, coding for MKIGIPKEIKNNENRVGMTPAGVAEFIRHGHEVMVQHTAGENSGFADEAYEKVGAIILPDIQSVYREAEMIVKVKEPIAEEYPLIHQDQLVFTYFHFACDKELTDAMLKSGAVCLAYETVETDNHHLPLLIPMSEVAGRMAIINGAFYLQKTKGGKGKLMSGVPGVNRVKVLVLGGGTVGEAAARMAAGMGADVWITDISLPRLRQLEMELPINVHTLYSNEHNIRRELTDVDIVVGSVLVPGDKAPHLITKDMLKLMEPGTVLVDVAIDQGGCFETSHPTTHSDPTYMVDGIVHYAVANIPGAVPNTSTTALTNATLKYALALADKGWRKACKEDKALYRGLNIVNGKVVFKAVADVFGLEYEEMIL